From one Magnetofaba australis IT-1 genomic stretch:
- the prmB gene encoding 50S ribosomal protein L3 N(5)-glutamine methyltransferase encodes MGKLNNNSSSSLRFQPRAARVDAWVAAVAEALDAADLSFDNGWQEPLAEAELLVAHVLGLTLDELDARLGEAPDAAADARVQALLSQRIDERIPMPYLLQQAWFAGRSYYIDERVLIPRSRIENILDDDEGFLALTHGRKPRRILDLCTGSGCLAIALAHAFPEAQVDALDISAGALQVTRINCERHGVGERVQVMASNLFQAAHRACYDLIVTNPPYVPTAVYAGLPAEFKREPAIALEAGADGLWLVEPILRQAPDYLTEGGVLVCEVGDDVEEIMRARWPDAPLEWLMFHFGGSGVFAVWREQLARWNSL; translated from the coding sequence ATGGGTAAATTGAACAATAATTCATCGTCCTCTCTCCGTTTTCAGCCGCGCGCCGCGCGGGTGGACGCCTGGGTCGCCGCAGTGGCTGAGGCGTTGGACGCGGCGGATCTGAGCTTCGATAATGGCTGGCAGGAGCCGTTGGCGGAGGCGGAGCTGTTGGTGGCGCATGTGTTGGGGCTGACCCTCGACGAACTGGATGCGCGTCTGGGCGAGGCGCCGGATGCGGCCGCCGACGCGCGCGTGCAGGCGCTGCTGAGCCAGCGCATCGATGAGCGCATCCCCATGCCCTATCTGTTGCAACAGGCGTGGTTTGCCGGGCGCTCTTACTATATAGATGAGCGCGTGCTGATTCCGCGTTCGCGCATTGAGAATATTCTGGATGACGACGAGGGGTTCCTGGCGCTGACCCACGGACGCAAACCGCGCCGCATTCTGGATCTGTGCACCGGCAGCGGCTGTCTGGCCATCGCTCTGGCCCATGCGTTTCCTGAGGCGCAGGTGGATGCGCTGGATATCAGCGCCGGGGCGTTGCAAGTGACGCGCATCAACTGTGAACGTCACGGCGTGGGCGAGCGGGTGCAGGTGATGGCGTCGAATCTGTTTCAGGCCGCCCACCGCGCATGTTACGATCTGATCGTCACCAACCCCCCCTATGTGCCCACGGCGGTGTACGCGGGGTTGCCGGCGGAGTTCAAGCGCGAACCGGCCATCGCTTTGGAGGCGGGGGCGGACGGTTTGTGGCTGGTGGAGCCGATTCTGCGCCAAGCGCCGGATTATCTCACCGAAGGCGGCGTGCTGGTGTGCGAAGTGGGCGATGATGTGGAAGAGATCATGCGCGCGCGTTGGCCCGATGCGCCGCTGGAGTGGTTGATGTTTCATTTTGGCGGCAGCGGCGTATTCGCTGTGTGGCGGGAGCAGTTGGCGAGATGGAATTCCCTCTGA
- the hpnD gene encoding presqualene diphosphate synthase HpnD: MTPQRYCLDKARASGSSFYYPMLLMPAAQRDAMLALYAYCREVDDIVDRRGDPAAANLKLLFWRGELKEAFEGGAPRHPAARALQEAAQQFPLRIEPFVKLLDGMRMDLEEARYPDMAALEEYCDLVASAVGEAALPIFGADPVRCAASAQHWGRAFQLTNILRDVGEDAAMGRVYLPLGILLECGASPEDLLEGRFTPQVATAMARVADVAQAHYEQAEAMMPPDQRVALRPAIVMSRIYHAYLRELRAREYDVFSRRLEFSPWKKLWITFRTWRQEKRAQK; the protein is encoded by the coding sequence ATGACGCCACAGCGCTACTGCCTGGATAAGGCGCGCGCATCGGGCAGCTCGTTTTACTATCCGATGCTGCTCATGCCCGCCGCCCAGCGTGACGCCATGTTGGCGCTTTACGCCTATTGCCGCGAGGTGGACGACATCGTTGACCGGCGCGGCGACCCGGCGGCGGCCAATCTGAAACTGTTGTTCTGGCGCGGTGAACTCAAAGAGGCGTTCGAGGGCGGCGCGCCCCGCCATCCGGCGGCGCGGGCCCTGCAGGAGGCGGCGCAGCAGTTCCCGTTGCGCATAGAGCCGTTCGTCAAATTACTGGACGGCATGCGCATGGATCTGGAGGAGGCGCGCTATCCGGACATGGCGGCGCTGGAGGAGTATTGCGATCTGGTGGCGTCGGCGGTGGGGGAGGCGGCGTTGCCGATCTTCGGCGCTGATCCGGTGCGCTGTGCGGCCAGCGCGCAGCATTGGGGGCGGGCGTTTCAGCTCACCAATATTCTGCGCGATGTGGGGGAAGATGCGGCTATGGGTCGGGTCTATCTGCCGCTGGGGATTTTGCTGGAGTGCGGCGCAAGCCCGGAGGATCTGCTGGAGGGGCGGTTCACCCCGCAGGTGGCGACGGCCATGGCGCGGGTGGCGGATGTGGCGCAGGCCCACTATGAGCAGGCGGAAGCGATGATGCCGCCGGATCAGCGCGTTGCGTTGCGTCCGGCCATTGTGATGAGCCGCATCTACCATGCCTATTTGCGCGAGCTGCGGGCGCGGGAGTATGACGTGTTCTCCAGGCGGCTGGAGTTTTCGCCGTGGAAGAAGTTGTGGATCACGTTCCGCACGTGGCGGCAGGAAAAACGCGCGCAAAAGTAA
- the hpnE gene encoding hydroxysqualene dehydroxylase HpnE, translating to MSPSVSTNSHFTPPENCRCIIIGGGVAGLSAGLRLAQRGANPWVLEAAPQLGGRARSFDDPDFDQPLDNGPHLLVGAYRQTRKLLRDAGAPLRCDESLGRRYPLWDVEHGLHGLDLARWPAPAHLAGGLLGMPGMGWGALRAALRLLPGMLRPWALHGLSATHWLQNAGQGEGLFRRLWEPLCLATLNEPPGSADAVLLARVMRELFLAGPAAAQPLIPAADLNTTLIAPLKQAIEGLGGRITTRARVMALDLGGQRVRGAMTARGPIFHDGAWIVATPRRAAVKLLNPWSAAQPWAEGEESPIVSVHLRFAAPVALPAPMLGLPGCVSQWLFQPAPDRISAAISAAYREVHWESSRIVDAVLADLAAVTGDAPPPLRAQRVIKEARATFCAWPEAPRADPATPWENLHLAGDWTDTGLPATIEGAVISGEQAARRSR from the coding sequence TTGTCTCCCTCCGTGTCCACCAACTCCCATTTCACGCCCCCGGAAAACTGCCGCTGCATCATCATCGGCGGCGGCGTGGCGGGTCTGTCCGCCGGACTCCGCCTGGCCCAGCGGGGCGCCAATCCGTGGGTTCTGGAAGCGGCGCCGCAACTGGGCGGCCGCGCGCGCAGCTTTGACGATCCCGACTTCGACCAGCCATTGGACAACGGCCCGCATCTGTTGGTGGGGGCCTATCGCCAGACGCGCAAATTGCTGCGTGATGCGGGCGCGCCGCTCAGATGCGATGAGAGTCTGGGCCGCCGCTATCCGCTGTGGGACGTCGAACACGGCTTGCATGGGCTGGATCTGGCGCGTTGGCCCGCACCGGCGCATCTGGCGGGGGGGCTGTTGGGGATGCCGGGCATGGGCTGGGGCGCGCTGCGCGCGGCGCTGCGGCTGCTGCCGGGGATGCTGCGGCCTTGGGCGCTGCACGGTTTGAGCGCCACCCACTGGTTGCAGAACGCCGGGCAGGGGGAGGGGCTCTTCCGCCGTTTGTGGGAGCCGCTGTGTTTGGCCACCCTCAACGAACCGCCCGGTTCCGCCGACGCCGTGCTGCTGGCGCGGGTGATGCGCGAACTGTTCCTGGCCGGTCCCGCCGCCGCGCAGCCGCTGATTCCCGCCGCTGATCTCAACACCACATTGATCGCGCCGCTCAAGCAGGCCATTGAAGGTCTGGGCGGACGCATCACAACCCGCGCACGGGTGATGGCGCTGGATCTGGGCGGCCAGCGGGTGCGCGGGGCGATGACGGCGCGTGGGCCGATCTTCCATGACGGCGCGTGGATTGTGGCCACGCCGCGGCGGGCGGCGGTGAAGCTGCTCAACCCCTGGAGCGCCGCGCAACCCTGGGCCGAGGGCGAAGAGAGTCCCATTGTGTCGGTTCATCTGCGCTTTGCCGCGCCGGTGGCTCTGCCTGCGCCCATGCTGGGGCTGCCGGGCTGCGTCTCCCAATGGCTGTTCCAACCGGCGCCGGACCGCATCAGCGCCGCCATCAGCGCCGCCTATCGTGAAGTCCACTGGGAGTCGTCGCGCATTGTCGACGCGGTGTTGGCGGATCTGGCCGCTGTGACCGGAGACGCGCCGCCGCCGCTGCGCGCCCAGCGGGTGATCAAAGAGGCGCGCGCCACCTTCTGCGCCTGGCCCGAAGCGCCGCGCGCCGACCCCGCCACGCCGTGGGAGAATCTGCATCTGGCCGGGGACTGGACCGACACCGGCCTGCCCGCCACCATTGAGGGGGCGGTGATCAGCGGGGAGCAGGCGGCGCGTAGGAGCCGGTGA
- the hpnC gene encoding squalene synthase HpnC, with protein MSTWGGIPAAVAGDFDYCRQVVKSHPENFPVGSMLAPKSIRHHLHAVYAFARLADDFADMPGHSDDDKLQLLDDWDRRLEAATEGRADHPVFRALAHTLEETELPPELLRNLLVAFRMDVTNKRYDTIEQLDDYCRFSANPVGRIVLHLAGETDPELLPYSDAICTALQLTNHWQDLGQDPWKGRPLYIPREEMARFGVEESMILQRRFSAAAAEMMLSLTAETRALFDNGLPLLERVAWPLNMELAVTWEGGVAILERIEAMGGNTLRSRPSLDGAAKIRCLFNAVRRVASL; from the coding sequence ATGAGTACATGGGGCGGCATCCCGGCGGCGGTGGCGGGGGATTTCGACTACTGCCGACAGGTGGTCAAGAGCCATCCGGAGAACTTTCCGGTGGGCTCGATGCTGGCGCCCAAGTCGATTCGCCACCATCTGCACGCGGTCTACGCCTTTGCGCGTCTGGCCGATGATTTCGCCGACATGCCCGGCCACAGCGACGACGACAAGCTGCAACTGCTCGACGACTGGGACCGCCGCCTGGAGGCCGCCACCGAGGGGCGCGCCGATCATCCGGTGTTCCGCGCCCTGGCCCACACCCTGGAAGAGACCGAGCTGCCGCCGGAGTTGTTGCGTAATCTGTTGGTGGCGTTCCGCATGGACGTCACCAACAAGCGGTATGACACCATTGAGCAGTTGGACGACTACTGCCGCTTCTCAGCCAATCCGGTGGGGCGCATCGTGCTGCACCTGGCGGGTGAGACCGACCCGGAGTTGTTGCCCTATTCCGACGCCATCTGCACCGCGCTGCAACTGACCAACCACTGGCAGGATTTGGGTCAGGATCCCTGGAAGGGGCGTCCGCTCTACATCCCGCGTGAAGAGATGGCGCGTTTTGGGGTGGAGGAGTCGATGATCCTGCAGCGCCGCTTCTCCGCCGCCGCCGCCGAGATGATGCTGTCGCTCACCGCCGAGACCCGCGCGCTGTTCGATAACGGCCTGCCGCTGCTGGAGCGGGTCGCCTGGCCGCTGAACATGGAGTTGGCGGTGACTTGGGAGGGGGGCGTGGCGATTCTGGAGCGCATCGAGGCCATGGGCGGCAACACCCTGCGTTCCCGGCCCTCGCTGGACGGCGCAGCCAAAATCCGCTGCCTGTTCAATGCCGTGCGGCGCGTGGCCAGCTTATGA
- a CDS encoding GGDEF domain-containing protein — protein MEFPLKLRRKKEEPASADADLGFVLDYFDGKHSDRDRARRLLKDRIFKEALGADVAAQPLGRLLLAALEKGFKPLLRGDHEGQAEADRLACTLRKARAEKELDGQLQTLLTLAERLRARMAEGGGESASDGATQALRGRIEQLLRGLAALDGDETWVGRESAALLEISDPAAADLQLAAFCTRLLEESDALREKRRAERRMLLELLAELADRLDLLHETAGGFTGRLGGTISRIRGSDEVSDLEQLRNVLLSEAESLMSETEALTDELAINQAHLVETQNRMRELEAELERTRAESLKDPLTGAANRRAMDEHLAREFARCQRHGEALSVILFDLDHFKKVNDNYGHLVGDKVLITVAERAGKMIRQSDILARYGGEEFAIILPETDAHGAAAIAEKVRQDVAKLCFKTNAQELTVTSSFGVSELALLDGEITPAALLKRADEALYRSKSGGRNQVTVDGGAAAEAVAT, from the coding sequence ATGGAATTCCCTCTGAAGTTGCGGCGCAAAAAGGAAGAGCCGGCAAGCGCAGACGCCGATCTGGGGTTCGTGCTGGACTATTTTGACGGCAAGCACTCGGATCGCGATCGCGCTCGTCGCCTGCTCAAGGATCGTATCTTTAAAGAGGCGTTGGGGGCCGATGTGGCCGCCCAGCCGCTGGGGCGTCTGCTGTTGGCGGCGCTGGAGAAGGGTTTTAAGCCGCTGCTGCGCGGCGACCACGAGGGGCAGGCGGAGGCCGACCGACTGGCGTGCACGCTGCGCAAAGCGCGCGCTGAAAAAGAGTTGGATGGACAACTGCAGACGCTGCTGACCCTGGCGGAGCGGTTGCGCGCGCGCATGGCCGAAGGCGGCGGCGAATCGGCTTCTGACGGCGCGACGCAGGCGTTGCGGGGACGCATCGAGCAGTTGCTACGCGGCCTGGCGGCCCTGGATGGGGACGAAACCTGGGTGGGGCGCGAGAGCGCGGCGCTGCTGGAGATCAGTGATCCGGCGGCGGCGGATCTGCAACTGGCGGCGTTCTGCACGCGTCTGCTTGAAGAGAGCGACGCTCTGCGTGAGAAGCGCCGCGCCGAGCGGCGCATGCTGCTGGAGCTGCTGGCGGAGTTGGCCGATCGGCTGGATCTGCTGCATGAGACCGCTGGCGGCTTTACCGGTCGACTGGGCGGGACCATCAGCCGCATTCGCGGCAGCGATGAGGTGAGCGATCTGGAGCAGTTGCGTAATGTGCTGCTCTCCGAAGCCGAGTCGCTGATGAGCGAGACCGAGGCGCTCACCGACGAGTTGGCCATCAATCAGGCGCATCTGGTGGAGACCCAAAACCGCATGCGCGAGTTGGAGGCGGAGCTGGAGCGCACCCGCGCCGAGAGCTTGAAGGATCCGCTCACCGGCGCGGCCAACCGACGCGCCATGGATGAGCATCTGGCGCGGGAGTTCGCCCGTTGCCAGCGCCATGGCGAAGCGCTGTCGGTTATTCTGTTCGATCTGGACCACTTCAAAAAGGTCAACGACAACTACGGCCACCTGGTGGGCGACAAGGTGCTCATCACCGTGGCCGAACGCGCAGGCAAGATGATCCGCCAATCGGACATTCTGGCCCGCTATGGCGGTGAGGAGTTCGCCATCATCCTGCCGGAGACCGACGCCCACGGCGCCGCCGCCATCGCCGAGAAGGTGCGCCAGGACGTGGCCAAGCTCTGCTTCAAAACCAATGCGCAGGAGCTCACCGTCACCTCCAGCTTTGGGGTGAGCGAATTGGCGCTGCTGGATGGGGAGATCACCCCCGCCGCGCTGCTCAAACGCGCCGATGAGGCGCTCTACCGCTCCAAAAGCGGCGGCCGCAATCAGGTTACCGTGGATGGCGGCGCCGCCGCCGAGGCCGTTGCGACATGA